One Calothrix sp. PCC 6303 genomic window carries:
- a CDS encoding Hsp70 family protein has translation MSSHKVGLDFGTANSVVSYFENGTLHLFEYEFKNGQKHIPSLIVYDGDGIVIGDAARSKIIRDPNVEGYGRFQKQLLFHTSKYLNSDQEQRARITVTADFLRELLFSKEVQSSSFSQQKGNIKNLVISIPETYYRDIANQEKVCLNRLIMNELGIGANNFQLISESVAAATYWIWEKQRQNLETHGNLLVCNMGSSSFNLSLCSISTTEKVKVLYSDNYGDAGFDFDRQCVQLAYTEKHGHFLAEESREFIRLLKDFELKKVNSHQESTSRLITYLKMPEAMAEYNLYCFGGGYAVKCQHISEAFAPIQKGIQEVIQHLYIWMQSHQQSFDFLFIIGDLCQFILTQNTILQALDIQESDPRFDPSFNNAYSSFAISHGACLIANSLIDPVERCVYTLGIVAENLNANAERERQLIPIIQGGTDLDDLLETQFLDQPLLTAFTGNFSTITVWVDAHLQGDIFREVKLDAIKLPNYSCRNHWRVGMRVNHSHIFYLVIEDCKNKQRLEYELGILSNIVAQL, from the coding sequence ATGTCCTCACATAAAGTTGGGCTTGATTTTGGTACGGCTAACTCGGTAGTTTCATACTTTGAAAACGGTACATTACATCTATTTGAATACGAGTTTAAGAATGGACAAAAACACATCCCATCCTTGATTGTGTATGATGGTGATGGCATAGTAATTGGTGATGCAGCTCGTAGTAAAATAATACGAGACCCGAATGTAGAAGGCTATGGGCGCTTTCAAAAGCAACTACTTTTTCATACCTCAAAGTATTTGAATAGTGATCAAGAGCAGCGCGCTCGCATTACTGTCACGGCAGATTTTTTACGTGAGTTGTTGTTTTCCAAAGAAGTTCAGAGTTCTAGTTTTAGTCAGCAAAAAGGTAATATTAAAAACCTGGTTATATCTATACCAGAAACTTATTATAGAGATATCGCCAATCAGGAAAAGGTATGCTTAAATCGTCTAATAATGAACGAACTAGGCATAGGAGCAAACAACTTTCAATTAATTAGTGAGTCTGTTGCTGCTGCTACATATTGGATTTGGGAAAAGCAACGCCAGAATTTAGAAACGCATGGCAACCTGTTGGTTTGCAATATGGGAAGTAGTAGTTTTAACCTGAGTTTGTGTTCTATCAGTACAACGGAAAAAGTCAAGGTTCTTTATTCAGATAACTACGGAGATGCAGGTTTTGACTTTGATCGCCAATGTGTGCAACTTGCCTATACTGAAAAACATGGGCATTTTTTAGCTGAGGAAAGCCGTGAATTCATTCGTTTGCTGAAAGATTTTGAACTAAAAAAAGTTAACTCTCATCAAGAAAGTACTAGCAGACTGATTACATATTTGAAAATGCCAGAGGCAATGGCAGAATATAACCTTTATTGCTTTGGTGGTGGTTATGCAGTCAAATGCCAACACATCAGTGAAGCATTTGCACCTATCCAAAAAGGAATTCAAGAGGTTATACAACACTTGTACATCTGGATGCAATCCCATCAACAATCATTTGATTTTCTGTTTATAATAGGCGATTTATGCCAATTTATTCTGACTCAAAATACTATCCTGCAAGCTCTTGACATTCAAGAAAGCGACCCACGTTTTGATCCTAGCTTCAACAATGCTTACAGTTCTTTTGCAATCTCCCACGGTGCGTGCTTAATAGCTAACAGCTTAATTGACCCTGTTGAAAGATGTGTATATACACTTGGCATTGTCGCAGAAAATTTGAATGCTAATGCTGAAAGAGAACGACAGCTAATTCCGATTATCCAAGGTGGTACAGATTTAGATGACTTACTAGAGACTCAATTTCTCGACCAACCTTTGCTAACAGCATTTACAGGAAATTTTTCAACTATAACTGTATGGGTAGATGCCCACTTACAAGGAGATATTTTTAGAGAGGTGAAGCTAGATGCTATAAAATTACCGAACTATTCTTGCAGAAACCATTGGCGAGTAGGAATGCGAGTCAACCATTCACATATATTTTATTTAGTTATTGAAGACTGTAAAAATAAGCAGAGATTAGAATACGAGTTGGGAATTCTTTCAAATATTGTTGCACAATTATAA